A region of Solibacillus isronensis DNA encodes the following proteins:
- the uxaC gene encoding glucuronate isomerase, translating into MTKTFLGDSFLLNNKVAEKLYFDYAKDLPIIDYHCHLSPQEIYEDKQFKNITEAWLYGDHYKWRAMRANGVPEHLVTGDADDYERFEAWAKTVPYTIGNPLYQWTHLELRRFFNEETLLNEKTARAIWDNVNKQLPQKTARQLILDSKVEVICTTDDPIDSLEYHIALQKDEQFNVKVLPSFRPDKALEINKPTFAAWIGSLSEVVGETIESYEQLKEALAKRIQFFDEVGGKVSDHALDTIYYAEATEQEVSAIFEKGLAGGQVSLEDEAKYKTALLIFLGKQYASYNWAMQYHISAHRNNNTRQFNELGPDTGYDSINDGPIAVPLTRLLDALALEDALPKTIIYSLNPKDYYVIASIIGSFQEKVPGKIQFGTAWWFNDQKEGMLDQMKALASIGVLSRFIGMLTDSRSFLSYTRHEYFRRLVCDLIGEWVENGEFPEDYELLGTVVQDICYYNAKNYFNF; encoded by the coding sequence ATGACAAAAACATTTTTGGGTGATTCATTTTTATTGAATAATAAAGTAGCTGAGAAGCTGTATTTCGACTATGCAAAAGATTTACCAATTATCGATTACCACTGTCATTTAAGTCCTCAGGAAATTTATGAGGATAAGCAATTCAAAAATATAACAGAGGCTTGGTTGTACGGTGACCATTATAAATGGCGTGCGATGCGGGCAAATGGAGTTCCGGAGCATCTTGTAACGGGTGATGCCGATGATTATGAGCGCTTCGAAGCATGGGCAAAAACAGTTCCGTATACGATTGGAAACCCTTTATATCAGTGGACACATTTAGAACTGCGCCGATTTTTTAATGAAGAAACTTTATTAAATGAAAAAACAGCACGCGCTATTTGGGATAATGTAAATAAACAGCTACCTCAAAAAACAGCACGTCAGTTAATTTTAGATTCAAAAGTGGAAGTAATCTGTACAACAGATGATCCGATTGACTCGCTAGAATATCATATTGCGCTTCAAAAAGATGAGCAGTTTAACGTGAAAGTACTGCCAAGTTTTAGACCGGATAAAGCATTGGAAATCAATAAGCCGACATTCGCGGCCTGGATTGGGTCATTATCGGAAGTAGTCGGTGAAACAATTGAGTCTTATGAACAATTGAAAGAAGCTCTTGCAAAACGTATTCAGTTTTTTGATGAAGTCGGCGGTAAAGTATCAGATCATGCATTGGATACGATTTATTACGCAGAAGCGACTGAACAAGAAGTGAGTGCTATTTTTGAAAAGGGACTTGCGGGTGGACAAGTTTCGCTGGAAGATGAAGCGAAATACAAAACAGCATTGCTTATCTTTTTAGGGAAGCAATACGCTTCATATAATTGGGCAATGCAGTATCATATTTCCGCACACCGAAACAACAATACACGTCAATTTAATGAATTAGGACCGGATACAGGCTATGACAGCATTAATGATGGTCCAATCGCAGTACCGCTAACACGTTTACTGGATGCGCTTGCACTTGAAGATGCATTGCCGAAAACGATTATTTATTCATTAAATCCGAAAGACTATTACGTTATTGCCAGTATAATCGGAAGCTTCCAGGAAAAAGTGCCGGGGAAAATTCAATTCGGTACAGCTTGGTGGTTTAATGACCAAAAAGAAGGAATGCTTGATCAGATGAAAGCACTTGCGAGCATCGGGGTATTAAGCCGCTTTATCGGTATGCTGACGGATTCACGCAGTTTCCTGTCTTATACACGCCACGAATATTTTAGACGTTTAGTATGTGATCTTATTGGTGAGTGGGTTGAAAATGGAGAATTCCCTGAGGATTATGAGCTTCTTGGAACAGTTGTACAGGATATTTGCTATTACAATGCAAAAAATTACTTTAACTTTTAA
- a CDS encoding tagaturonate reductase, with amino-acid sequence MQQLSNEVYTRKTAVVERIVQFGTGNFLRAFVDWLIHEANLQQQQDLGIVIVQSTSGSTSEVINAQDGLYTLVTQGIQNGKQVNYEQVIESVTRSISLQKQYVEYMKLAVSEDLQYVVSNTTEAGIVYEELPFDQQPSTNFVANVTHFLWKRYETFGGDPSKGLIFLPCELIEQNGTTLKNGIVSYANAWNLGQNFIDWITSANTFCNTLVDRIVPGFPKSQHEELTLKLGYDDKLLVSAEPYYIWVIENEEALHSFPLVNNKFEVKLVEDLSYYRERKVKMLNGAHSALTPLAILLNIDTVGQVMKHQTLRPFVQRLLVKEVIPTINGDKEQLITYQQAVLERFENPFIAHYVKSIALNAIAKFKTRNIPSLLAYYKQYETLPKHLTTALAAWIYLYQTPAVFSPQDAPEAIEQITAKTLESILSNENLWGIDLTTIPQLEQFVRHAIAAFKEQQTAQFIAELEEEVMEL; translated from the coding sequence ATGCAACAGTTATCAAACGAAGTGTATACTCGAAAAACAGCTGTCGTAGAGCGTATTGTCCAATTCGGCACGGGGAATTTTCTCCGTGCTTTTGTTGATTGGCTCATACATGAAGCGAATTTACAGCAGCAACAGGATTTAGGAATTGTTATTGTCCAGTCAACATCAGGAAGTACGTCAGAAGTGATCAATGCGCAAGACGGCCTGTACACACTTGTTACGCAAGGGATTCAAAATGGTAAGCAAGTCAACTATGAACAAGTGATTGAAAGTGTAACACGCAGTATTTCACTGCAAAAGCAATATGTAGAATATATGAAGCTTGCAGTTTCGGAAGACCTCCAATATGTTGTATCCAATACAACTGAAGCGGGGATTGTTTATGAAGAGCTCCCATTTGATCAACAGCCATCAACTAATTTTGTGGCGAATGTGACTCATTTTTTATGGAAACGCTATGAAACATTTGGCGGGGATCCTTCAAAAGGTCTTATTTTCCTGCCGTGTGAATTAATTGAACAGAACGGTACCACTTTAAAAAATGGAATTGTAAGCTATGCAAATGCATGGAACTTGGGGCAGAACTTCATCGATTGGATAACAAGTGCCAATACGTTTTGCAACACCCTTGTTGATCGCATCGTACCGGGCTTTCCGAAAAGCCAGCATGAAGAATTAACGTTGAAGCTTGGGTATGATGACAAATTACTTGTCTCGGCAGAACCGTATTATATTTGGGTAATAGAAAATGAGGAAGCATTGCATTCTTTCCCGTTAGTTAATAATAAATTTGAAGTAAAGCTTGTAGAAGACTTGAGTTATTACCGGGAGCGTAAAGTGAAAATGCTCAATGGTGCGCACTCCGCGTTAACACCGCTTGCTATTTTGTTGAATATAGATACAGTCGGGCAAGTGATGAAACACCAAACGTTAAGACCGTTTGTTCAACGTTTGCTTGTAAAAGAAGTGATTCCTACCATTAATGGTGACAAAGAACAATTAATCACATATCAACAGGCGGTTTTAGAGCGTTTTGAAAATCCGTTTATTGCACATTACGTAAAAAGTATTGCACTCAATGCGATCGCCAAGTTTAAAACTAGAAATATCCCATCATTACTGGCGTATTATAAGCAATATGAAACACTTCCAAAACATTTAACAACAGCATTGGCTGCCTGGATTTACCTATATCAAACACCGGCAGTATTTTCTCCGCAAGATGCTCCGGAGGCGATTGAGCAAATTACGGCAAAGACACTAGAGTCTATATTGAGTAATGAAAATCTTTGGGGAATTGATTTAACAACGATTCCACAACTTGAACAATTTGTCCGTCATGCAATTGCGGCATTTAAAGAACAACAGACAGCACAGTTTATTGCGGAATTGGAAGAGGAGGTAATGGAATTATGA
- a CDS encoding UxaA family hydrolase — protein MKETIVIHPSDNVAVALRAFEAGEPFSIGQEQINLDQEVARGHKIATRNIQKGEHIIKYGYPIGHAIEDIAKGTVIHTHNVKTNLQDIINYNYDKKDITLNYPQRNLTFKGYRRSNGEVGIRNELWIIPSVGCVNGIADMIIREFEQRVGSIAPFESTLVLKHNFGCSQLGDDHENTRTILLDAINHPNAAAVLVLGLGCENNTIEEMKQELGDYNTSRVKFVVSQQVDDEVEASVEALVELHEAVRNDRREDIPISELRIGLKCGGSDGLSGITANPLLGRFSDFLVSQGGTTVLTEVPEMFGAETILMNRAQDEETFEKIVSLINDFKQYFIDYNQPIYENPSPGNKAGGITTLEDKSLGCTQKAGSAEIVDVLKYGERLKKRGLNLLSAPGNDLVACTALASAGCQLVLFTTGRGTPFGSFVPTMKISTNSAIYEQKKHWIDFNAGQILEDDVDEDAVLEEFIQYIIAVASGEQLNHERMNFKEMAIFKTGVTL, from the coding sequence ATGAAAGAAACGATTGTAATTCATCCATCTGATAATGTTGCGGTCGCTTTACGTGCGTTTGAAGCGGGAGAGCCGTTTTCCATCGGCCAAGAGCAGATTAATCTGGACCAGGAAGTTGCTAGAGGCCATAAAATTGCCACACGTAACATTCAAAAAGGGGAACATATTATAAAATACGGCTATCCGATTGGACATGCTATTGAAGATATTGCAAAAGGTACGGTTATCCACACGCATAATGTGAAAACAAATTTGCAGGACATCATTAACTACAATTACGACAAGAAAGATATTACATTAAACTACCCGCAGCGCAACTTAACATTTAAAGGGTACCGACGCAGCAATGGTGAAGTCGGTATACGGAATGAACTGTGGATCATTCCTTCAGTCGGATGTGTGAATGGTATTGCGGATATGATTATTCGGGAGTTTGAGCAACGCGTAGGAAGTATTGCGCCTTTTGAATCGACACTCGTATTAAAGCATAATTTTGGCTGTTCACAATTAGGCGACGACCATGAAAATACACGTACTATTTTACTTGATGCAATTAATCATCCGAATGCTGCAGCGGTGCTTGTATTAGGACTTGGGTGCGAGAATAATACAATTGAAGAGATGAAGCAGGAGCTTGGTGATTACAATACTTCACGTGTAAAATTTGTCGTGTCGCAGCAAGTTGATGATGAAGTCGAAGCAAGTGTGGAAGCACTCGTGGAACTTCATGAAGCAGTACGCAATGACCGCCGAGAAGATATTCCGATTAGTGAATTGCGTATCGGACTAAAATGTGGCGGTTCAGACGGCTTATCGGGCATCACGGCGAATCCGCTTCTAGGCCGTTTCTCCGATTTTTTAGTATCACAGGGCGGCACAACGGTGCTGACGGAAGTTCCGGAAATGTTCGGAGCGGAAACGATTTTAATGAACCGTGCACAAGATGAGGAAACATTTGAAAAAATTGTTTCGCTTATTAATGACTTTAAACAATACTTTATCGACTACAATCAGCCGATTTATGAAAATCCTTCACCAGGCAATAAAGCAGGCGGGATTACAACGCTGGAAGACAAGTCGTTAGGTTGTACACAAAAAGCGGGCAGTGCTGAGATTGTCGACGTGTTGAAATACGGAGAACGCTTAAAAAAACGCGGGTTGAATTTATTAAGTGCGCCGGGTAATGATCTTGTAGCATGTACAGCACTTGCATCTGCCGGCTGTCAATTAGTGCTGTTTACGACAGGTCGTGGTACGCCATTCGGATCATTCGTACCTACTATGAAAATTTCCACAAACAGTGCGATTTATGAACAGAAAAAGCATTGGATTGATTTTAATGCAGGGCAAATACTAGAAGATGACGTTGATGAAGATGCGGTACTGGAAGAATTTATTCAATACATTATTGCTGTTGCAAGTGGCGAGCAATTAAATCATGAACGTATGAACTTTAAAGAAATGGCTATTTTTAAAACAGGTGTAACGTTGTAA
- a CDS encoding putative DNA-binding protein — protein sequence MLLEKTTRMNFLFDFYQALLTDKQRSYMELYYLDDHSLGEIAESYNISRQAVYDNIRRTEAMLEEYEEKLNLFEKFQQRQIVLKQLADAIEDEASTTEAKLALVEQLKESD from the coding sequence ATGCTACTTGAAAAAACAACACGCATGAACTTTCTCTTCGACTTTTATCAAGCGTTATTAACTGATAAACAGCGCAGCTATATGGAACTGTATTACTTGGACGATCACTCATTAGGAGAAATTGCCGAAAGTTATAATATTTCACGCCAGGCTGTTTACGATAATATTCGCCGTACTGAGGCGATGCTTGAAGAATATGAAGAAAAACTAAATTTATTCGAAAAGTTTCAACAACGTCAAATAGTGTTAAAACAATTGGCGGATGCGATTGAGGATGAGGCTTCTACGACTGAAGCGAAACTGGCATTGGTTGAACAACTGAAGGAATCGGATTAG
- the ffh gene encoding signal recognition particle protein, producing MAFEGLAERLQGTIQKIKGKGKVTEQDVKEMMREVRFALIEADVNLKVVKEFVKKVSERAVGVDVMKSLTPGQQVIKIVQDELKNLMGGEQSPIKFSNRPPTVIMMVGLQGAGKTTTTGKLANVLRKKYNKKPLLVAADIYRPAAVQQLQTLGKQLSLPVFSVGTDVSPVEIARQAIEHAKEEHLDVVLIDTAGRLHIDEELMQELKDIRGLKEPDEVFLVVDAMTGQDAVNVAQSFNETVGITGVVLTKLDGDTRGGAALSIRSVTEKPIKFVGMGEKMDALEPFHPERMASRILGMGDVLSLIEKAQANVDMEKAKELEEKFMTQSFTFDDFIEQLQAVKKMGPLDELLKMIPGANKMKGLDNVKVDEKQMGRIEAIIYSMTPNEKTNPEIISASRKKRIATGSGTSIQEVNRLLKQFEEMKKMMKQMTGMAQGKGKKKMKMPGFDSLFK from the coding sequence TTGGCTTTTGAAGGTTTAGCAGAGCGACTCCAAGGTACGATCCAAAAGATTAAAGGTAAAGGGAAAGTTACGGAACAAGACGTTAAAGAAATGATGCGTGAAGTCCGATTTGCCTTAATCGAAGCGGACGTAAACTTAAAGGTAGTAAAAGAATTCGTTAAAAAAGTTAGTGAGCGTGCAGTCGGTGTCGACGTCATGAAATCATTAACACCTGGTCAGCAAGTCATTAAAATTGTACAGGATGAATTGAAGAACTTAATGGGTGGCGAACAAAGCCCGATTAAATTCAGCAACCGTCCTCCGACTGTCATTATGATGGTTGGTTTACAAGGTGCAGGTAAAACGACGACTACAGGTAAGTTGGCGAATGTATTACGTAAAAAATATAATAAAAAACCATTACTAGTAGCAGCAGATATTTACCGTCCAGCCGCTGTTCAGCAATTGCAGACATTAGGGAAACAGTTATCTCTGCCAGTATTCTCGGTAGGTACGGACGTTTCACCTGTTGAAATTGCACGTCAGGCAATCGAGCATGCAAAAGAAGAGCATTTGGACGTTGTATTAATCGATACAGCCGGTCGTCTTCATATTGATGAAGAGCTGATGCAGGAACTGAAAGATATTCGCGGTTTAAAAGAGCCTGACGAAGTATTTTTAGTTGTTGATGCAATGACAGGTCAAGATGCTGTAAATGTTGCACAAAGCTTTAACGAAACAGTCGGCATTACGGGCGTTGTCTTAACAAAATTAGACGGTGATACTCGTGGTGGTGCGGCACTGTCGATTCGCTCCGTTACAGAGAAACCGATTAAATTTGTCGGTATGGGCGAAAAGATGGATGCGCTGGAACCATTCCATCCAGAGCGTATGGCTTCACGTATTTTAGGGATGGGTGATGTACTGTCACTGATCGAAAAAGCACAGGCCAACGTTGATATGGAAAAGGCGAAAGAGCTGGAAGAAAAGTTCATGACACAGAGCTTTACGTTTGATGACTTTATCGAACAACTTCAAGCCGTGAAGAAAATGGGACCACTTGATGAATTATTGAAAATGATTCCAGGTGCAAACAAAATGAAGGGCCTTGACAATGTCAAAGTCGATGAAAAGCAGATGGGACGCATCGAAGCGATTATCTATTCGATGACACCAAATGAAAAGACGAACCCGGAAATCATTTCGGCGAGCCGCAAAAAGCGTATCGCTACAGGTTCAGGGACGTCAATTCAGGAAGTAAACCGCTTATTGAAGCAGTTTGAAGAAATGAAAAAAATGATGAAACAGATGACAGGTATGGCTCAAGGTAAAGGTAAAAAGAAGATGAAAATGCCTGGTTTTGATTCATTATTTAAATAA
- the rpsP gene encoding 30S ribosomal protein S16, with protein sequence MAVKIRLKRMGAKKSPFYRIVVADARSPRDGRQIETVGTYNPLTVPATVQIDEEKALKWLTDGAKPSDTVRNLFSEQGIMEKFHNAKYSK encoded by the coding sequence ATGGCAGTTAAAATTCGCTTAAAACGTATGGGAGCTAAAAAATCTCCTTTCTATCGTATCGTAGTTGCAGACGCTCGTTCACCACGTGATGGCCGTCAAATCGAAACAGTAGGTACTTACAACCCACTTACAGTTCCAGCTACAGTACAAATCGATGAAGAGAAAGCTCTTAAATGGTTAACTGATGGTGCAAAACCATCTGATACTGTACGTAACCTGTTCTCAGAACAAGGTATCATGGAAAAATTCCATAACGCTAAATACAGCAAATAA
- a CDS encoding KH domain-containing protein has product MQQLIEAIVKPLVDYPEDVRIETDETSNRVVYKLFVHPEDRGKVIGKQGRVAKAIRTIVYSAAGGHQKKKTYVDILD; this is encoded by the coding sequence ATGCAGCAGCTGATTGAAGCAATTGTGAAACCGTTAGTCGATTATCCGGAAGACGTTCGTATTGAGACGGACGAAACTTCAAATCGAGTTGTTTATAAGCTTTTTGTTCATCCAGAGGATCGAGGGAAAGTAATAGGCAAGCAAGGACGTGTTGCGAAGGCAATTCGTACGATTGTGTACTCAGCAGCGGGCGGCCACCAGAAGAAAAAGACGTATGTCGATATATTGGATTAG
- the rimM gene encoding ribosome maturation factor RimM (Essential for efficient processing of 16S rRNA): MEWFNVGRIVNTHGIRGELRILSTTDFEEERFAVGSKLAAFKKDDKKPTWVTISSSRRHKNFILVTFEGMENINLVEPFKEGLLKVSMDQLAEDELEDNEYYHFEIKDCEVFSEEGELIGVVTDILETGANDVWEIKAQNGKKHYIPYIEDIVKDIDVDEKKIVIHVMEGLLE, from the coding sequence ATGGAATGGTTTAATGTAGGACGTATTGTAAATACACATGGTATTCGTGGAGAGCTGCGAATTTTATCGACAACGGACTTTGAAGAAGAACGTTTTGCGGTAGGTTCGAAACTAGCGGCGTTCAAAAAAGATGATAAAAAACCGACTTGGGTAACGATCAGTTCTTCTAGACGCCATAAAAACTTTATATTGGTGACATTTGAAGGAATGGAAAACATTAATTTAGTGGAACCATTTAAAGAAGGTCTATTAAAAGTGTCGATGGATCAATTAGCGGAAGATGAGCTTGAAGATAATGAATACTATCACTTTGAAATTAAAGATTGTGAAGTGTTTTCAGAAGAGGGCGAATTGATCGGGGTTGTTACCGATATTTTAGAAACAGGCGCAAACGATGTATGGGAAATTAAAGCGCAAAATGGTAAGAAGCATTACATTCCATACATTGAGGATATCGTAAAAGATATTGATGTCGATGAGAAGAAAATCGTTATTCACGTAATGGAAGGTTTGTTGGAATGA
- the trmD gene encoding tRNA (guanosine(37)-N1)-methyltransferase TrmD — MKIHVLSLFPDMFTGVFGSSILKKAQEKGAVELAVTDIREYSENKHKQVDDYPYGGGAGMVLKPEPMFNAVEAITEGRKPRVILMCPQGERFTQKKAEELAKEEDLVFLCGHYEGYDERIREHLVTDEISIGDFVLTGGELPAMTVIDAVVRLLPGVLGQEDSHIQDSFSTGLLEHPHYTRPADFRGMKVPDILLSGNHAKIDAWREEQSFKRTLERRPDLLEALELTDKQMKIIEKIKNEM, encoded by the coding sequence ATGAAGATTCACGTATTAAGTTTATTTCCCGATATGTTCACAGGTGTGTTTGGGTCATCAATTTTAAAAAAAGCTCAGGAAAAAGGTGCTGTTGAGCTGGCGGTAACCGATATCCGGGAGTACAGTGAAAACAAGCACAAACAAGTGGACGATTACCCATATGGAGGCGGAGCGGGAATGGTATTAAAGCCGGAACCAATGTTCAATGCGGTGGAAGCCATTACAGAAGGCCGCAAGCCACGTGTTATTCTTATGTGCCCGCAAGGCGAGCGCTTTACGCAGAAGAAGGCAGAGGAGCTTGCAAAGGAAGAAGATTTAGTATTCCTTTGCGGACATTATGAAGGATATGATGAACGGATTCGGGAGCATCTAGTAACAGATGAGATTTCAATCGGCGACTTTGTTTTAACGGGCGGCGAGCTGCCTGCGATGACGGTAATCGACGCGGTTGTACGTTTGTTGCCGGGGGTACTTGGGCAGGAAGATTCACATATTCAGGATTCATTTTCTACAGGATTATTAGAGCATCCTCATTATACGCGTCCAGCTGATTTTAGAGGGATGAAAGTGCCGGATATACTATTATCAGGTAATCACGCGAAAATCGATGCGTGGCGTGAGGAGCAGTCATTCAAGCGTACGCTAGAGCGCAGACCGGATTTATTGGAAGCACTTGAATTAACGGACAAGCAAATGAAAATAATCGAAAAAATTAAGAATGAAATGTAA
- the rplS gene encoding 50S ribosomal protein L19, producing the protein MSNIITEITKDQLRSDLPTFKPGDTVKVHVKIVEGTRERIQLFEGVVIKRRGGGISETFTVRKISYGVGVERTFPVHTPKIAKLEVVRKGKVRRAKLYYLRNLRGKAARIKEIR; encoded by the coding sequence ATGTCAAACATTATTACAGAGATCACTAAAGATCAATTACGTTCAGACTTACCTACATTCAAACCAGGTGACACAGTTAAGGTACACGTTAAAATCGTTGAGGGTACTCGTGAGCGTATCCAATTATTCGAAGGTGTAGTTATTAAACGTCGTGGTGGCGGAATTAGCGAAACTTTCACAGTACGTAAAATTTCTTACGGTGTTGGTGTAGAGCGTACTTTCCCAGTACACACTCCAAAAATCGCTAAGTTAGAAGTAGTACGTAAAGGTAAAGTACGTCGTGCTAAACTTTACTACCTACGTAACTTACGTGGTAAAGCTGCTCGTATTAAAGAAATTCGATAA
- the lepB gene encoding signal peptidase I has protein sequence MEKTEKEKNELWEWTKALLIAFAIAAFIRYFLFTPIVVDGDSMMPTLENGDRMIVNKFSYKIGEPDRFDIVVFHAPEQKDYIKRVIGLPGDFVEYKDDQLYINGEPIDEPYLDAYKAEISEGNLTGDFSLKDIDPSLDVIPEGYVFVMGDNRRFSKDSRHIGIVDQKEIIGNTNIIFWPLNEIEIVK, from the coding sequence GTGGAAAAAACTGAAAAAGAAAAAAATGAGCTTTGGGAATGGACGAAAGCTCTACTGATTGCGTTTGCGATTGCCGCATTTATTCGTTACTTTTTATTTACACCGATTGTAGTAGACGGGGATTCAATGATGCCTACCCTTGAAAATGGTGATCGCATGATCGTCAACAAATTCAGCTATAAAATCGGCGAACCCGACCGTTTTGACATCGTCGTATTCCACGCACCTGAACAAAAGGACTATATTAAACGTGTCATTGGTCTTCCAGGGGACTTTGTAGAATATAAGGATGACCAATTATATATTAATGGTGAACCGATCGACGAACCGTATTTGGACGCATATAAAGCTGAAATTAGCGAAGGCAACTTAACAGGCGACTTCTCGCTGAAAGATATCGATCCGTCGCTGGACGTAATTCCTGAAGGCTACGTATTCGTAATGGGTGATAACCGTCGCTTCAGTAAAGACAGCCGCCATATTGGAATCGTCGACCAGAAAGAAATTATCGGCAATACGAACATCATTTTCTGGCCGTTAAACGAAATTGAGATCGTTAAGTAA
- the ylqF gene encoding ribosome biogenesis GTPase YlqF, whose product MTIQWFPGHMAKARRQVSESLKLVDIVFELVDARLPLSSRNPMIDEVIHQKPRLLILNKQDMADEQETRRWIQYFADRGFKAVAINSLEGKGLQAVTKAAQEILADKWERMKSKGMKPRAIRAMIVGIPNVGKSTLINRLAKKNLAKTGNMPGVTKAQQWIKVGKEIELLDTPGILWPKFEDQEVGYKLALTGAIKDTITNMEDLAVYGLRFLEKHYPTRMEERYKISSVSEELVETFDAIGKLRRVFGQGGEIDYDQVSVLVVRDIREQNLGKLTFDFVSEQLEKEQLEEAIALENEERRKKTAALNRQKKQESNE is encoded by the coding sequence ATGACAATTCAATGGTTTCCAGGACATATGGCAAAGGCGCGCCGTCAAGTATCGGAAAGTCTAAAGCTTGTCGATATCGTTTTTGAGCTAGTCGATGCACGTTTACCATTATCTTCACGTAATCCGATGATCGATGAAGTCATCCATCAAAAACCGCGCCTGCTTATTTTAAATAAACAAGATATGGCCGATGAGCAGGAAACACGCCGCTGGATTCAATATTTCGCCGACAGAGGCTTTAAAGCAGTAGCGATCAACTCATTGGAAGGTAAAGGCTTGCAGGCGGTCACAAAGGCTGCTCAGGAGATTTTAGCGGATAAATGGGAGCGCATGAAATCAAAAGGAATGAAACCGCGCGCTATCCGTGCGATGATCGTAGGTATTCCGAACGTCGGAAAATCAACTTTAATCAACCGTTTAGCGAAGAAAAACCTTGCGAAAACAGGAAATATGCCAGGTGTTACGAAAGCACAGCAATGGATTAAAGTCGGTAAGGAAATTGAACTTCTCGATACGCCGGGTATTTTATGGCCGAAATTTGAAGATCAGGAAGTCGGCTATAAGCTTGCTTTAACTGGTGCGATTAAAGATACAATTACGAATATGGAAGACTTGGCTGTATACGGCTTACGTTTTTTAGAAAAGCACTATCCAACACGCATGGAAGAACGCTATAAAATTTCATCCGTATCCGAAGAACTTGTCGAAACATTTGATGCAATTGGAAAGTTGCGCCGTGTATTTGGACAAGGTGGAGAAATTGACTATGATCAAGTGTCCGTATTAGTTGTGCGCGACATTCGTGAACAGAATCTTGGGAAACTCACATTTGACTTTGTTTCCGAGCAACTTGAAAAAGAGCAATTGGAAGAAGCGATTGCACTGGAAAACGAAGAGCGCCGGAAAAAAACTGCCGCGCTAAATCGCCAGAAAAAGCAAGAAAGCAACGAATAA
- a CDS encoding ribonuclease HII, with protein MKTIKEITEALKTAAQIEPWMDYIVKDERAGVQKAWMQFQKRLEKIEALQQAHNEKLQFDASYLPYENAYIAGTDEAGRGPLAGPVVTAAVILPNHCQELLGVNDSKQLSKKKRNQFAERIKKHALYYSVHFQSAEEIDRLNIYEATRQSMLKSIEILEVAPNFILADAMTLSTSIPQASIIKGDARSLAIAAASILAKTARDDYMEKLDCEYPQYGFAQHAGYGTKQHLEAIAQYGPTEHHRKTFEPIKSMLQRRE; from the coding sequence ATGAAAACAATTAAAGAGATTACAGAAGCATTAAAAACAGCAGCACAAATCGAGCCTTGGATGGATTATATAGTAAAGGATGAACGGGCAGGCGTCCAAAAAGCATGGATGCAATTTCAAAAGCGTCTGGAAAAGATAGAGGCACTCCAACAAGCGCATAATGAAAAACTGCAATTTGACGCAAGCTATTTACCATATGAAAATGCCTATATCGCAGGCACAGACGAAGCAGGCCGCGGACCACTCGCAGGACCTGTCGTAACCGCGGCCGTTATACTGCCGAATCATTGCCAGGAACTGCTTGGCGTAAACGATTCCAAACAATTATCAAAAAAAAAACGCAATCAGTTTGCTGAACGAATTAAAAAACATGCATTATATTATTCTGTTCATTTTCAAAGTGCCGAAGAAATTGACCGCCTCAACATATATGAAGCAACACGCCAGTCGATGTTGAAAAGTATCGAAATACTTGAAGTAGCACCGAACTTCATATTGGCCGATGCGATGACACTTTCGACTTCGATTCCGCAAGCATCCATCATAAAGGGGGATGCACGCAGCCTGGCAATCGCAGCAGCGTCCATTTTAGCGAAAACAGCACGTGATGACTATATGGAAAAGCTGGATTGTGAATATCCGCAATACGGTTTTGCGCAGCATGCCGGATACGGAACAAAGCAGCACTTGGAAGCAATCGCCCAATATGGACCGACAGAACATCATCGAAAAACATTTGAACCTATTAAATCAATGCTTCAAAGAAGGGAGTAA